A window of the Bacteroides thetaiotaomicron VPI-5482 genome harbors these coding sequences:
- a CDS encoding DUF5035 domain-containing protein yields MKKKVLFLLPLFLGACSDSGESPVITIEKLYVKVDQGDGETIREDYANRMSEMPALKVGDKVDAFLILDGNGAELKSFQLQNGEEMKTELRYEKTEVTTEGNLTDEEKGQLRFKDGVTKTKVLVHATIEHVDKNGDVQLSFYLSSKAECEGAQEVIDLKTEVVENE; encoded by the coding sequence ATGAAAAAGAAAGTATTGTTTCTGCTGCCATTGTTTCTGGGTGCTTGTTCGGATAGCGGAGAAAGCCCTGTTATCACGATAGAAAAGCTATATGTGAAAGTAGATCAAGGCGATGGAGAAACCATCCGCGAAGACTATGCAAACCGGATGAGTGAAATGCCTGCTTTGAAAGTGGGAGATAAGGTGGATGCGTTTTTGATCTTGGACGGCAATGGAGCCGAACTGAAATCTTTCCAGCTTCAGAATGGGGAAGAGATGAAGACTGAGCTCCGTTATGAAAAGACAGAAGTCACTACCGAAGGAAATCTGACAGACGAAGAAAAAGGGCAGTTGCGCTTCAAAGATGGCGTGACAAAGACTAAGGTGCTGGTTCATGCCACTATTGAGCATGTAGATAAAAATGGTGATGTACAATTATCTTTTTATCTCTCTTCAAAAGCGGAGTGTGAAGGAGCGCAGGAAGTGATTGACTTGAAAACAGAAGTCGTTGAGAATGAATGA
- a CDS encoding HAD family hydrolase encodes MRKKLKAVLFDMDGVLFNSMPYHSEAWHQVMKTHGLDLSREEAYMHEGRTGASTINIVFQRELGKEATQEEIESIYHEKSILFNSYPEAERMPGAWELLQKVKSEGLTPMVVTGSGQLSLLERLEHNFPGMFHKELMVTAFDVKYGKPNPEPYLMALKKGGLKADEAVVIENAPLGVEAGHKAGIFTIAVNTGPLDGQVLLDAGADLLFPSMQTLCDSWDTIML; translated from the coding sequence ATGAGAAAGAAACTGAAAGCCGTCCTGTTCGATATGGACGGCGTGCTCTTTAACTCCATGCCCTATCACTCCGAAGCATGGCATCAAGTCATGAAAACTCACGGCCTTGATCTGAGCCGGGAAGAAGCATATATGCACGAAGGACGCACGGGGGCATCGACTATCAATATCGTATTTCAACGTGAATTAGGAAAAGAGGCCACACAAGAGGAAATAGAAAGTATATATCACGAAAAAAGTATCCTGTTCAATTCTTATCCGGAAGCAGAACGTATGCCCGGCGCATGGGAACTTTTGCAGAAAGTAAAGAGTGAAGGGCTGACTCCTATGGTAGTCACTGGTTCGGGACAGCTTTCTTTGTTGGAACGTCTGGAACACAATTTTCCGGGAATGTTTCATAAAGAGCTAATGGTGACCGCTTTTGACGTGAAATATGGCAAACCTAATCCAGAACCTTATCTGATGGCTCTTAAGAAAGGAGGCTTGAAAGCGGATGAAGCTGTTGTGATTGAAAACGCACCTTTGGGCGTGGAAGCAGGACATAAAGCCGGAATTTTCACAATCGCGGTCAATACTGGTCCGTTGGACGGACAGGTGTTGCTGGATGCCGGAGCCGATCTGCTGTTTCCTTCTATGCAGACACTCTGCGATAGCTGGGATACAATCATGTTATAA
- a CDS encoding bifunctional fucokinase/fucose-1-phosphate guanylyltransferase, which produces MPEPICCFLLCRHSAIAGIQSCYKPINTDSTMQKLLSLPPNLIDSFHQLEEVNHTDWFCTSDPVGSKLGSGGGTTWLLQACHQAFAPEETFSKWIGNEKKILLHAGGQSRRLPGYAPSGKILTPIPVFSWERGQKLGQNLLSLQLPLYERIMKQAPKGLNTLIASGDVYIRSEKPLQDIPEVDVVCYGLWVNPSLATHHGVFVSDRKKPEVLDFMLQKPSLEELEGLSKTHLFLMDIGIWILSDRAVEVLMKRSLKEGTNDISYYDLYSDYGLALGEHPQTTDDEVNKLSVAILPLPGGEFYHFGTSRELISSTLAIQDKVRDQRRIMHRKVKPNPAIFIQNSFTQVKLSAENANLWIENSHVGEGWKLGSRQIITGVPENHWNINLPDGVCIDIVPMGDAAFVARPYGLDDVFKGDLSNDSTTYLGNSFTQWMKEREIGLEDIKGRTDDLQAAPVFPVTTSIEELGILIRWMTAEPQLKEGKELWLRAEKLSADEISAQANLERLYAQRSAFRRDNWKGLSANYEKSVFYQLDLQDAANEFVRLNLDVPAVLKEDAAPMVRIHNRMLRARILKLQGNEGCKGEEQAAFQLLRDGLLEAVAGKKNYPKLNVYSDQIVWGRSPVRIDVAGGWTDTPPYSLYSGGSVVNLAIELNGQPPLQVYVKPCHEFHIVLRSIDMGAVEVIRSYEELQDYKKVGSPFSIPKAALTLAGFAPLFAAESHASLEEHLKAFGSGLEITLLAAIPAGSGLGTSSILASTVLGAINDFCGLAWDRNDICNYTLVLEQLLTTGGGWQDQYGGVFPGVKLLQSESGFEQHPLVRWLPDQLFVQPEYRDCHLLYYTGITRTAKGILAEIVSSMFLNSGKHLSLLAEMKAHAMDMSEAILRGNFETFGNLVGKSWIQNQALDSGTNPPAVAAIIEQIKDYTLGYKLPGAGGGGYLYMVAKDPQAAGCIRRILTEQAPNPRARFVEMTLSDKGLQVSRS; this is translated from the coding sequence ATGCCGGAGCCGATCTGCTGTTTCCTTCTATGCAGACACTCTGCGATAGCTGGGATACAATCATGTTATAAACCTATAAATACCGATTCTACTATGCAAAAGTTATTATCCTTACCTCCCAACTTAATTGACAGTTTTCATCAACTGGAAGAAGTGAATCATACTGACTGGTTTTGTACATCAGACCCTGTAGGCAGCAAGTTAGGCTCCGGAGGAGGAACGACCTGGCTGTTGCAGGCCTGCCATCAGGCTTTTGCACCGGAAGAGACTTTCAGCAAATGGATTGGAAACGAAAAAAAGATTTTGCTGCATGCGGGAGGACAAAGCCGCCGCTTGCCCGGCTATGCTCCTTCGGGCAAAATACTGACTCCCATACCGGTTTTCAGTTGGGAGAGAGGACAAAAGCTGGGACAGAATCTGCTGTCGCTGCAACTTCCGCTATACGAAAGAATCATGAAGCAGGCTCCGAAAGGCTTGAACACGCTGATAGCCAGCGGAGACGTATATATCCGTTCGGAAAAACCGCTGCAAGACATCCCGGAAGTAGATGTCGTATGTTATGGTTTATGGGTGAATCCTTCATTGGCTACTCACCACGGAGTATTCGTATCGGACCGCAAGAAGCCGGAAGTGCTCGACTTCATGTTGCAGAAACCTTCTTTAGAGGAATTGGAAGGATTATCAAAGACCCATCTTTTCCTGATGGATATCGGTATATGGATATTAAGTGACCGTGCCGTTGAGGTATTGATGAAACGGTCATTGAAAGAAGGCACGAATGATATCAGCTACTACGATTTATATTCGGATTATGGCCTGGCACTGGGAGAGCATCCCCAAACGACAGACGATGAAGTAAACAAACTTTCGGTAGCAATCCTGCCTTTACCCGGCGGAGAGTTTTATCATTTCGGAACGAGTCGGGAACTGATTTCTTCCACACTCGCCATACAGGATAAAGTGCGTGACCAAAGGCGTATCATGCACCGGAAAGTAAAACCGAATCCTGCCATCTTTATACAAAACTCGTTTACCCAAGTGAAGTTATCTGCAGAGAACGCCAATTTATGGATTGAGAACAGCCACGTAGGAGAAGGATGGAAATTAGGTTCACGACAGATTATTACAGGAGTTCCCGAAAACCATTGGAATATAAACCTGCCGGACGGAGTCTGCATCGACATCGTTCCTATGGGAGACGCAGCCTTTGTCGCACGGCCTTATGGGCTGGATGATGTTTTCAAAGGTGATTTAAGTAATGACTCGACCACCTACTTGGGGAACTCTTTCACACAGTGGATGAAGGAAAGAGAGATTGGACTGGAAGACATAAAAGGACGTACAGATGATCTGCAAGCTGCTCCTGTTTTCCCCGTAACGACTTCCATCGAAGAACTGGGTATTTTAATACGCTGGATGACAGCTGAGCCACAACTAAAAGAAGGAAAAGAGCTATGGCTGAGAGCAGAAAAACTATCCGCTGACGAGATATCGGCACAAGCGAACCTGGAACGTCTTTACGCACAGCGCAGCGCTTTCCGCAGGGATAACTGGAAAGGATTGTCCGCCAATTATGAGAAGAGTGTATTCTATCAGCTTGACTTGCAAGACGCAGCCAATGAATTTGTCCGGCTCAATCTGGATGTTCCCGCTGTCTTGAAAGAGGATGCCGCACCCATGGTGCGTATACATAACCGTATGCTTCGGGCACGTATCCTGAAGCTGCAAGGCAATGAAGGCTGCAAAGGAGAAGAACAAGCTGCGTTCCAGCTACTCCGTGACGGATTACTGGAAGCCGTTGCCGGAAAAAAGAACTATCCGAAGCTCAATGTTTATTCGGATCAGATCGTATGGGGACGTAGTCCGGTGCGCATTGACGTTGCAGGAGGATGGACAGATACACCTCCTTACTCTCTCTATTCGGGAGGAAGTGTAGTCAATCTGGCGATTGAGTTGAATGGGCAGCCGCCGTTACAAGTATACGTCAAACCATGTCACGAGTTCCATATCGTACTTCGTTCCATTGATATGGGAGCTGTGGAGGTTATCCGAAGTTATGAGGAATTGCAGGATTACAAGAAAGTCGGTTCGCCTTTCTCCATACCGAAGGCAGCACTTACCTTGGCAGGATTTGCCCCATTATTTGCGGCGGAATCTCATGCGTCATTGGAAGAACATCTAAAAGCGTTCGGTTCAGGACTGGAAATCACTTTACTGGCTGCCATTCCGGCAGGTTCGGGACTAGGTACCAGTTCTATCCTTGCATCTACCGTACTCGGAGCTATCAATGATTTTTGCGGACTGGCATGGGATAGGAACGACATCTGCAATTATACACTGGTATTGGAACAATTACTTACCACCGGCGGCGGATGGCAGGATCAATACGGCGGCGTATTCCCCGGCGTAAAACTGTTGCAATCCGAATCCGGCTTCGAACAACATCCATTAGTACGGTGGTTACCCGACCAGCTCTTTGTGCAGCCGGAATATCGGGATTGCCATCTGCTTTATTATACCGGAATCACCCGTACAGCCAAAGGCATCTTAGCTGAAATTGTCAGTTCCATGTTCCTTAACTCCGGAAAGCATCTTAGTTTATTAGCAGAGATGAAAGCCCATGCGATGGATATGAGCGAAGCTATCCTGCGAGGTAATTTCGAAACTTTCGGCAATCTTGTCGGCAAAAGCTGGATACAAAACCAAGCATTGGACAGTGGCACGAATCCACCGGCAGTAGCAGCTATTATCGAACAGATTAAAGATTATACGCTAGGATATAAATTGCCCGGTGCAGGAGGTGGCGGTTACTTATATATGGTGGCTAAAGATCCGCAAGCGGCCGGATGCATCCGTCGGATATTGACCGAACAGGCTCCTAATCCGCGTGCACGCTTTGTTGAAATGACGCTTTCCGATAAAGGATTACAGGTATCGAGAAGCTAA
- the asnA gene encoding aspartate--ammonia ligase, with amino-acid sequence MSYLIKPKNYKPLLDLKQTELGIKQIKEFFQLNLSSELRLRRVTAPLFVLKGMGINDDLNGIERPVSFPIKDLGDAQAEVVHSLAKWKRLTLADYNIEPGYGIYTDMNAIRSDEELGNLHSLYVDQWDWERVITNEDRNVEFLKEIVNRIYAAMIRTEYMVYEMYPQIKPCLPQKLHFIHSEELRQLYPNLEPKCREHAICQKYGAVFIIGIGCKLSDGKKHDGRAPDYDDYTSTGLNNLPGLNGDLLLWDDVLQRSIELSSMGVRVDREALQRQLKEENEEERLKLYFHKRLMDDTLPLSIGGGIGQSRLCMFYLRKAHIGEIQASIWPEDMRKECEELDIHLI; translated from the coding sequence ATGAGTTACTTGATAAAACCAAAGAACTATAAACCGTTACTCGACTTAAAACAAACAGAGTTGGGAATCAAACAAATAAAAGAGTTCTTCCAGTTAAACTTGTCATCCGAATTACGCCTCAGACGCGTGACAGCCCCTCTTTTCGTATTGAAAGGGATGGGTATCAATGACGATTTGAATGGTATAGAACGTCCCGTTTCATTCCCTATCAAGGATTTAGGTGACGCACAAGCAGAAGTCGTTCATTCATTAGCCAAATGGAAAAGATTAACTCTCGCCGATTACAATATCGAACCGGGATACGGTATCTATACCGACATGAACGCCATCCGTTCTGATGAAGAACTCGGAAACCTCCATTCGCTCTATGTAGACCAATGGGACTGGGAACGTGTCATCACCAACGAGGACAGAAACGTAGAATTCCTGAAAGAGATCGTAAATCGTATCTACGCTGCCATGATCCGTACAGAATACATGGTATATGAAATGTATCCGCAGATCAAACCTTGTCTGCCCCAGAAATTACATTTTATCCATTCGGAAGAACTACGCCAACTCTATCCGAACCTGGAACCCAAATGCCGCGAGCATGCCATCTGCCAAAAATACGGTGCCGTATTTATCATCGGTATCGGTTGCAAGCTAAGCGACGGCAAAAAACATGACGGACGTGCACCGGACTATGATGACTACACATCCACCGGCCTGAACAACCTGCCCGGACTGAACGGTGACCTTTTACTTTGGGATGATGTACTGCAACGCTCCATCGAACTATCCTCTATGGGTGTTCGTGTAGACAGAGAAGCGCTACAACGCCAGCTCAAAGAAGAAAACGAAGAAGAGAGACTGAAACTTTATTTCCACAAACGATTAATGGACGACACACTTCCACTATCTATCGGTGGCGGTATCGGTCAATCCCGTTTGTGTATGTTCTACCTTCGCAAAGCTCATATCGGAGAAATACAAGCCAGCATCTGGCCGGAAGATATGCGCAAAGAATGTGAGGAACTTGATATACACCTTATATAA
- the ung gene encoding uracil-DNA glycosylase — MNVQIEESWKTHLQPEFEKDYFRTLTEFVKSEYSQYQIFPPGKLIFNAFNLCPFDKVKVVIIGQDPYHGPGQAHGLCFSVNDGVPFPPSLVNIFKEIKADIGTDAPTTGNLTRWAEQGVLLLNATLTVRAHQAGSHQNRGWEAFTDAAIRALAEEREHLVFILWGAYAQRKGAFIDRNKHLVLSSAHPSPLSAYNGFFGNKHFSRANDYLKANGETEIIW, encoded by the coding sequence ATGAACGTACAAATAGAAGAAAGCTGGAAAACACACTTACAGCCGGAATTTGAAAAAGATTACTTTCGCACACTGACGGAATTCGTAAAAAGTGAATACAGCCAGTATCAGATTTTCCCTCCGGGAAAACTTATTTTCAACGCCTTCAACCTCTGTCCTTTCGACAAGGTGAAGGTAGTAATCATCGGACAAGACCCGTACCACGGACCGGGCCAGGCACACGGGCTCTGTTTCTCTGTAAACGACGGAGTACCTTTCCCTCCTTCTTTGGTCAACATCTTTAAAGAAATAAAGGCAGACATAGGTACAGACGCTCCTACTACCGGAAACCTGACTCGCTGGGCTGAGCAAGGAGTATTATTGCTCAACGCCACTCTGACTGTACGCGCTCATCAGGCAGGCTCTCATCAGAATCGTGGATGGGAAGCTTTTACAGATGCCGCTATCCGCGCACTGGCAGAAGAACGGGAACATCTTGTATTTATCCTGTGGGGAGCTTATGCTCAACGAAAAGGAGCTTTCATCGACCGCAACAAGCATCTGGTACTTAGCTCTGCCCATCCCTCTCCCCTTTCTGCCTACAATGGTTTCTTCGGAAACAAACACTTCAGCCGTGCAAACGATTATCTGAAAGCAAACGGAGAAACGGAAATAATATGGTAA
- a CDS encoding Crp/Fnr family transcriptional regulator, which translates to MVKLKKAYKAFTFTKHPKSTILENRQLNDSFCILICGTIRHYTIDSNTAEEQTLRFTLSGNLLCQYGTATEATEYLSCLSECTILSVSNTILAEIGEETNLRIYCQNIIKENLELEVALLRMPPEKRYIKLCKQYQNIFLTVPLKYIASFLGITPQALCRIRKRLLITP; encoded by the coding sequence ATGGTCAAACTAAAAAAAGCATATAAAGCCTTCACTTTTACAAAACACCCTAAATCAACTATTCTTGAAAACAGACAACTGAATGATTCATTTTGCATCCTTATATGTGGGACCATAAGACATTACACAATAGATAGTAACACAGCAGAAGAACAAACATTACGATTCACCCTCTCAGGCAATTTACTGTGTCAATATGGAACCGCTACAGAAGCAACAGAATATTTAAGCTGCCTATCTGAATGTACCATTTTATCTGTCTCAAATACAATTTTAGCAGAGATAGGAGAAGAAACAAATTTGAGAATATACTGTCAAAATATTATAAAAGAAAACTTAGAGTTAGAAGTGGCTCTATTAAGAATGCCACCAGAAAAGCGATATATAAAACTATGCAAACAATATCAAAACATATTTCTGACGGTCCCATTAAAATACATTGCGTCATTTTTAGGAATCACTCCCCAAGCTTTATGCAGAATTAGAAAGCGTTTACTAATAACACCCTAA